In Caproicibacterium amylolyticum, a genomic segment contains:
- the mraY gene encoding phospho-N-acetylmuramoyl-pentapeptide-transferase: MDVLSIILAAVIAFAVTALLGKWMVPFLHKINFGQTIREVGPKWHQKKNGTPTMGGFMFIVGILVALAACIPMLLKNGKTLSDDMVGTRVIGGYLMALAFGGIGFIDDYIKVVKKRNLGLTVVQKLALQCVAAGGYLFAMKLAGATSVTMIPFVGPVDFGIWFWIVAFLGIIGMVNAVNFTDGIDGLNGSVTFFVSVFFMIIAGMLKSSGMGILASACAGGCLGFLIWNFNPAKVFMGDTGSLFLGGMVCAMGFGLNIPILILLMGIIYIIEILSVVLQVTYFKATHGKRLFKMTPIHHSFEMSGWSEVKICAVFSAVTAVAGVVSVFLAMTAYGIV; encoded by the coding sequence ATGGACGTTTTATCAATTATTTTGGCGGCAGTAATTGCCTTTGCAGTCACCGCACTGCTTGGTAAATGGATGGTGCCGTTTCTGCACAAAATCAATTTTGGGCAGACGATACGTGAAGTAGGGCCGAAGTGGCACCAAAAAAAGAACGGTACACCAACTATGGGTGGATTCATGTTCATTGTTGGCATTCTGGTGGCACTGGCGGCGTGCATTCCAATGCTTTTGAAAAACGGGAAAACGTTAAGCGATGACATGGTCGGTACACGTGTGATCGGTGGTTATCTAATGGCACTTGCTTTTGGCGGCATTGGCTTTATTGATGACTATATTAAAGTTGTTAAGAAGCGTAACCTTGGATTGACGGTTGTGCAGAAGCTGGCACTGCAGTGTGTGGCTGCGGGCGGTTATTTGTTTGCAATGAAGCTTGCAGGCGCAACTTCCGTAACGATGATCCCATTTGTTGGGCCAGTCGATTTTGGCATCTGGTTCTGGATTGTTGCGTTCCTTGGGATTATCGGAATGGTGAACGCCGTTAACTTTACGGACGGCATTGACGGCCTGAATGGTTCTGTTACTTTCTTTGTTTCTGTATTTTTCATGATTATTGCAGGCATGCTGAAATCCTCCGGCATGGGCATCCTTGCATCTGCCTGTGCGGGCGGCTGTCTCGGCTTTCTCATCTGGAACTTTAACCCTGCGAAAGTCTTCATGGGGGACACCGGCTCGCTGTTTTTGGGCGGTATGGTGTGTGCCATGGGCTTTGGCCTGAACATCCCGATTTTGATTCTGCTCATGGGCATTATCTATATCATTGAAATTCTTTCAGTTGTGCTGCAGGTAACGTACTTCAAGGCAACACACGGCAAGCGTTTGTTTAAAATGACGCCGATTCACCACAGCTTTGAAATGAGCGGCTGGAGTGAAGTGAAAATCTGCGCGGTGTTCAGCGCAGTGACTGCCGTGGCGGGCGTAGTGTCCGTTTTCCTTGCAATGACCGCTTACGGAATTGTGTAA